One Hordeum vulgare subsp. vulgare chromosome 4H, MorexV3_pseudomolecules_assembly, whole genome shotgun sequence DNA window includes the following coding sequences:
- the LOC123447121 gene encoding probable flavin-containing monooxygenase 1 — protein sequence MAQGQEARATREAVPPVSRVAIIGGGISGLAAAKQMAAYDPVVFESTPSVGGVWKHCVYRTTRLQTPRPDYEFSDYSWKNRDDPSFPTHTEIVDYLEGYADEFDLWRYISFGSKVVDIKFLGGAEAGFTELWSGTGKAPLRGKPMWEVGVVTGDSNIVQYYKFEFVVMCTGKYGDVPRMPVFPPGKGPEVFKGTVMHSLDYCKLSEEETVELMRGKKAVVVGYKKSAIDLANECAQANQGEGGQACTMLVRTLHWVVPSYSIWGLPFFMFYSTRFSQLFYERPNQGFFRSLLCRLMSPLRAGVSKFIESYLSWKLPLGKYGLTPDHPFVEDYASCQMAILPEGFFDMADRGLVRFKRASAGWCFSENGVVLDDGTKVEADLVFLATGFEGKDKLREVLPKPFRDLVVGKSSMMPLYRGTIHPLIPNMAFVGFVESVSNLHTSELRCRWLSGLLEGRFELPTVKAMMGHVAGEADAMRRTTRFYRRHCISTYSIHDSDGMCADLGSATLRKANWIAELFAPYNNKDYKEQ from the exons ATGGCGCAAGGACAAGAAGcacgggccacgagggaggccgtGCCTCCAGTATCCCGTGTGGCCATCATCGGCGGCGGGATCAGCGGCCTAGCCGCGGCGAAGCAGATGGCAGCCTACGACCCCGTGGTGTTCGAGTCCACGCCGTCCGTCGGCGGGGTATGGAAGCACTGCGTGTATCGTACCACGCGGCTCCAGACGCCGCGCCCGGACTATGAGTTCTCCGACTACTCCTGGAAGAACCGCGACGACCCGTCGTTCCCGACCCACACCGAGATCGTCGACTACCTGGAGGGCTACGCCGACGAGTTCGACCTCTGGCGCTACATCTCGTTCGGGTCCAAGGTGGTGGACATCAAGTTCCTCGGCGGCGCCGAGGCCGGGTTCACCGAGCTGTGGAGCGGCACCGGTAAGGCTCCGCTCCGGGGCAAGCCCATGTGGGAGGTCGGCGTCGTCACCGGCGACTCCAACATCGTTCAG TATTACAAGTTCGAGTTCGTGGTGATGTGCACGGGGAAGTACGGCGACGTGCCGCGGATGCCGGTGTTCCCGCCGGGGAAGGGGCCGGAGGTGTTCAAGGGGACGGTCATGCACTCGCTAGACTACTGCAAGCTGAGCGAGGAGGAGACCGTTGAGCTGATGCGAGGCAAGAAGGCGGTGGTGGTTGGGTACAAGAAGAGTGCTATCGATCTAGCCAACGAATGTGCTCAGGCAAACCAAG GCGAGGGAGGGCAGGCGTGCACGATGCTGGTGCGGACCCTGCACTGGGTAGTGCCATCCTACTCCATCTGGGGCTTGCCATTCTTCATGTTCTATTCCACACGCTTCTCTCAGCTCTTCTATGAGCGGCCCAACCAGGGCTTCTTCAGATCCCTCCTCTGCCGCCTCATGAGTCCACTG CGGGCAGGGGTGTCGAAGTTCATCGAGTCGTACCTGTCGTGGAAGCTGCCGCTGGGGAAGTACGGTCTGACGCCGGACCACCCCTTCGTCGAGGACTACGCCAGCTGCCAGATGGCCATCCTCCCGGAGGGCTTCTTCGACATGGCGGACCGCGGCCTCGTCCGCTTCAAGAGGGCCTCCGCCGGGTGGTGCTTCTCAGAGAACGGCGTGGTCCTCGACGACGGCACCAAGGTGGAGGCGGAcctcgtcttcctcgccaccggcTTCGAGGGCAAGGACAAGCTCCGCGAGGTCCTGCCAAAGCCCTTCCGCGACCTCGTCGTCGGCAAGTCTTCCATGATGCCGCTCTACCG TGGCACGATCCACCCGCTGATCCCGAACATGGCGTTCGTGGGGTTCGTGGAGAGCGTGTCGAACCTGCACACGTCGGAGCTGCGGTGCCGGTGGCTGTCGGGGCTGCTGGAGGGGAGGTTCGAGCTGCCGACCGTGAAGGCCATGATGGGGCACGTCGCCGGCGAGGCCGACGCCATGCGCCGCACCACGCGGTTCTACCGCCGCCACTGCATCTCCACCTACAGCATCCACGACAGCGACGGCATGTGCGCCGACCTGGGCTCCGCCACGCTCCGCAAGGCCAACTGGATCGCCGAGCTCTTCGCGCCATACAACAACAAGGACTACAAGGAACAGTAA